The Fervidibacillus albus genome contains a region encoding:
- a CDS encoding EAL domain-containing protein, protein MANIIESMIKNRTYTNYFQPIYELDTNEIIGYESLFRSETVPSPETLFDLAHMTNQVFELDLASIKNSLTIFDDYYLPTNQKKRSLFLNVFPSTLTKKTFVQFLFQLEEKHQNVQEKIVFEINEAENTDDISQLKIVTKQLKERGYKIALDDLGKGYSSFKMYLELEPNLVKIDKYFASGLHKNEKKQKLLNMFTNIGMNDVDVVLEGIENADDLHVAQQIGVRFGQGYHLGKPKPLEKVGIV, encoded by the coding sequence GTGGCAAATATTATTGAGAGTATGATTAAAAATCGTACGTATACAAATTATTTCCAGCCCATTTACGAGCTCGATACGAATGAAATTATCGGATATGAAAGCCTCTTTCGTAGCGAAACCGTACCATCCCCTGAAACATTATTTGACCTTGCCCATATGACGAATCAAGTGTTCGAATTGGATTTAGCATCGATCAAAAATTCGTTAACGATTTTCGACGACTATTACCTGCCTACAAACCAAAAAAAGAGGAGTTTGTTCCTTAACGTGTTTCCCTCCACATTAACGAAAAAAACATTCGTACAATTTTTATTTCAACTGGAAGAAAAGCATCAAAATGTACAGGAGAAGATTGTGTTTGAAATCAATGAGGCGGAAAATACAGATGATATCAGTCAATTAAAAATAGTAACGAAACAGTTGAAGGAACGAGGTTATAAAATTGCATTGGATGATTTAGGGAAAGGGTATTCTTCGTTCAAAATGTATTTAGAATTGGAACCGAATTTAGTGAAAATCGATAAATATTTTGCTTCTGGCTTACATAAAAATGAAAAAAAGCAAAAACTGTTAAACATGTTCACCAATATAGGAATGAATGACGTCGATGTCGTGTTAGAAGGAATTGAGAATGCGGACGATCTCCACGTAGCTCAACAAATCGGAGTAAGATTTGGTCAAGGTTATCATTTAGGGAAACCGAAGCCTTTGGAAAAAGTAGGGATTGTCTAA